CCTTGGCCGGTCGTTTTTTCGGTGGAGGCGGGACTTGAGGAGCCCTAGCCTTCCGTTTAGCGGATTTGGAGAGGACAGGCTCGAACCCGTCGCTCTCCGCCTCCGAGGATACCACGTCGGAGTCGTCAGACTCCGAGGCGCGAGACCTGCCGCCATCACTGTCGAgttcgacctccatggtcgagccGACAGGTGTCGTCAGGTAGGGCGACCGGCTTCTGCCGACTCCTGGCGTGGGCCCTACGTCGTTTTCGTCCTCTATGAGGGTAGCGATGTCGTTAAGACGCTCGATGGCGTCCGGGAGATGCATATGGAGCAGCTTTAGGAGCTGCTCCTTAGTTAATTTGTCGACAGGGTCCATCGTGGTGGCCCTGGACGATACGATTGCCTCCCTGCCGTGAAGGCAGGGAGGTGAGTGCCTACGGTGTGATCCCTATCGAAATTTGCCCTTCGGTGGCAAATAATGTGTGCCTAGCCCAATGGGGTGTATACCTATTACTTACAACAAGTGTACTTAGAGGCGGGTAGCGGCTTTGCGGAACTTAACACGGAACTTCGCGGTGCACTACACTAATTCCGGTCACGAACTGCACCAACACTGAGTCTAAGTCTTTACGCGAATTGACCCTCACGCGCACAAGGGTCGGTCCCCTGTCTGGTAGCGATTGGTTGGTCAGTCATTATTATTTGTCACTAATAATGACTGACCAACTAATCGCTACCAGACAGGGGAGCCAACATTACCGCATAGGAACTATTCGATGAAACTctagtttgtttttgttttttatgattgatattttgtctatatttgttttgtgatttaataattaagtcatTGATTCAATGACTGATCAGTCAGAAAAAATATAAgtcagaaaaaataataataataattactattttaaatacatattcgattgattaaaaatcgaatatgttttgtgatttaataattaagtcatTGATTCAATGACTGATCAGTCAGAAAAAATATaagtcagaaaaaaatataataataattactattttaaatacatattcgattgattaaaaatcgaatatgtatttaaaatagtaattattgttaatattttaaatacatattcgattttttataataaaagaaagatgattttttttatgtcagcGACGATAATTTTTATGTCAGTTAGTGACGTGATGTTAGAAGCGATCGTACGATCGCGCGCCTCGCTCCTTCGCCCCCGCTGCCCACCTACCTCGGCAGCTAGCGGCCGGCGGAACGACGCGCGCGCCGCGCGGTCACCAGTCGGATCTCGATGCGCACCACTTTGTTGCTTGTTTTCGGCTTTCACGCACTTTACACCTTCATTACTTTCGCTGTTTGTTTCTTTGCATGTTTTCTCGTGCTGTTGCCCTATAGACTATATCGTCTGTGTGTGTAGACTTATTGTGCTGTGTGATAGTTAAGGTGTCTGCCCACTATCCCGTAGCATACCATGACCGTACTAGGACCGTTTCAgacaaaaaactattatttgtattgagaaGTATGAGACTATGCCCACTAGACCGTTCCGTCGCCGACACCGTAAAGCCATAAGTACgatagaaaatgtttttttttttataattaaaatataaagaaccACTGTTTGGTGATGCTAAAATAATAACGTGCTTGCCATCTATAGAAGCTACACAATTAGGATAATTCCATTTATTCCAAAattcttctatatttttttcccATTGTTCGATGCCAGGCATCGGGATACTTTCTCGCAgcacattttttattacagcATCACAAACTTCTAACACAGCACGTCTCACAGTACTGATTCCCAAACGATAACTAAGAGCAATAGTTGTAAATGAATCGCCTGTTGCTAAGTACCTgcaaacaaaatatcaatattaaccgtgtaattattttttacagctgCAGCTTGCAAACAAAGATGGCAAGGGCTAAGGGATGCATATAGACGAGCATTAACTTTTAAGTAGTGACGTGGGTGTCTCACAGACGGCGCCTAGACAAATTTGAACCTTATTTCGtcaatttaagtaatttacCTCCGCGCCTCCCGCTAGCTTCTCGATTCGTGATCCCGATTGGTCAGTCGAGCTCGCGCTCGCGTCGAGTGAACAGTGTGGCGTGTGTCACCCTTCGGTGTCCGTGAGACGTAAGGTCAGTATTagtgtttgtattattttagacGTCACGTCCGTGTTTATGTTAAATGTTCTAAGTGTTTCACAAACGTCACGTCAGcattcattttattgttttagatgGCTGAGCCAAGTACTTCTGGAATTAGTCGTAAAAGAAGAAGGGTGGTGTCTAACCTGTCTCCAGACTTCGACAATACGATACAAAAATGGTTAGAGCAAGAACTTGAGGGTGATTTTAGTGATGTAGATGACGATCAAGTCGATCCAAATTTTCAATTGGAAAGTGAACATGAAACGGAATCTGAGCAATCTGAGGTAGAacaaaatgaaaacatattGCCTACAACACAGCCACGGGCCACAGTTGAACAAACACCACCAAATTTAGCAACATGTTCTAATCAATCTTCTGGTAGATATTATTATGGCAAAAATGGTTTTAAGTGGTCGACTGAAGAACCTATCAACAGATCTTGTCGTTCGTTGAGCCACAATATTGCTGAAATACCCAGAATGCAGTCAAGGACATTCACTGATTCTGAAAGCCTGTGGTCTGAATTATTCACAAATGCGATGATTGATCAAGTTGTTGACCATACTAATAAAAAGCTTTCTCAGGCACGTAATAAGTACAAAAATACCAATAAAGTTGAATTGCGGCCAACTGATCGTGAAGAAATGAAAGCTTTTATAGGTCTTTTATTTTACTCATCCGTCTTCAAGTCAAATCATGAGAAtgctaaatacatttttgcCACCGATGGATCTGGTCGTGAAATTTTCAGGTGCGTGTTATCCCAATATAGATTTCTAGTTCTCTTGAATTATATTCGTTTTGATGACATGAGTGATCGACCTCAGCGACTCGAGACTGATCCGTTAGCTGCTATTTCTGAAATATTTGGATCATTTATTGCAAATTGTAAGACTGCATACACGCCTGGTGCATATTTGTGCGTTGATGAGATGTTGGTACCTTTCAGAGGTAGATGtagatttattatctatataccAAAGAAACCCGCCaaatatggaattaaaattttaattgtttgcgATGCTAAAACGTTCTATGTTTATGATGCATACATATATCATGGAAAAAACTCTGATGGCGAAGTTTTGTccgatgaagaaaaaaaattgtctatacCGACTCAGAGTGTCCTACGCCTTTGCAAAGATTTTGAAAGAAGTAACCGAAACGTAACTGCCGATAACTGGTTTAGCTCTCTGGAGTTGATGGAACAGCTAAAAAATAGAGGTCTTACTTACGTTGgtacattgaaaaaaaacaaGAGGCATATTCCACCAGAAATGCAAGCTTCTAAATCTCGACAGCCTGGAACATCTTTGTTCGGATTCACAAAAGATTTTACCATCGTATCCTACGTACCTAAAAAGTCAAAAGCTGTTCTGTTGATTTCCTCTATGCACCATACATCTGAATTAGATCCGGAAACCAATAAACCCCTAATTATCATTGATTACAATAGCACGAAAGGTGGAGTCGACGAAGTCGACAAAAAATGTTCTAATTATTCTTGTAGTCGACGTACTCGTCGCTGGCCTCTTGCAATTTTTTTCAGGCTATTGGATGTGAGTGGCGTTAATGcatatgttttatacaataaatgtgATAATGTACCTGAAATACCTAGGGGCAATTTTCTTCAAGATCTTGCTCGGTTATTAGTTCTGCCACACCTAAAACGTAGAGTCTACAACGATCGCCTGCCAAGAGAACTAAGACTGACGATAAAGCGTATTCTTGGTGCTGATTTACCTCCGGAACCTGAAAGACCTACACCATCTGATGtacaattagtaaaaaaacatgCAAAATATGTCCATCGCGGCTTAAGAGGCGTACTAAGTACACATGTGTAACATGTCGCAAGCCTATCTGTCTCGGATGTTCTAAAACTATTTGTATTGATTGCGctgatacaatataaatttcagGCCTAAATATAAGTACCTCTTACATCCCAATAATATTTCTTCTAGAGTATAGTCATTTTATAGCATTTCTAAGTATAAAAGTTcctatataatgttaatttttttgaataaaagatAACTCACAATGATAAGACTGTAATTTGATAAGAACTTTAAAAGTGTtgaataaaggctatttttgaataaatatattttctttttttactcatTTTATTGGAAAACAGTGTCTTtacatgaatttataatttataaaatacaactatgttaaaatatacaaaataatatctattattgTTGTACGTCTGTGAGACGTCACATCAGCAATAATGACTTAACCAATCCACGTCAGTACTCAAAggttaaataagaaaaaaggcAAAAGTGGACAAGCAACGAAAAACATTAAGAAATGGAAGTATGAAGATGAAATAGCTTTTGTTGCTTCGTTCTTTCTCGAGAGAAAATCTTTAGAATCCGCTGAGCTGACAAGTGACGATGAAGAGCCACAGCCGAATAGCGCAGGAACTGAAATTCAAAACCATCACTTCAACAATGAGATCGATAATACTGATGATATTCCTGCTGCAGAAAATATTACAGCCACTGAAATTCAGAACGAAGATGACATTACTGTTTAGCAGCACTTTGTTAAGACGCCGTcgttgaaacaagattagtcccgaaaaggactgtttttcgcgtcgtgtttatatttcgtattgaaacaagattTGTCCCGAAAAGgacagtttttattattacgtcaTGTTCAATTGAAACAGGAAGCGGCACGCAAGATAGCTCTGATAAGAACTGTTTTTGGATTCGTTTATCTTCATATCTCTTCAAGCATCTTCATCTTTCTTCAACACTTCAAGAACTTCACTTCACAACACATGGCGAGTCGACACGGCAATCTTCGGTGCAGTGGTCCTCTCTCCGCGCGGCGCTCGAACAAAATGGCTGACGCGACGTGCGGGGGCGATATTTATAACTACTGTGTCGCGGCAGCGGGTATGCGACTCAGCATGATGCGCGCGCAGCTCGGCGCGTGACGTCAGCGTGCGCGAGCAAGACGGAACGACATCTTCCGCCTCTTttgtttcttattgtttttttatactgttttttattggctaattgattttgtaatttttatatatatacaggtgCAATTTTTGATTAAATCATTCCTTCGAACACTCATCAAGAGTATTATTCAAGAAGCCTGAACTCTCCTCTAAAGTGGTGACCCCGGACAAGAGCACTCTGAAGCAAGAATACCATCAAAGAAGAGGAATACAGAAAATTTCTGCTGGAACGAATCCCTGCTCGACGAATCTCTGCCCGACGTGAATCCCTGGTCGACACCATGGAAGACAACAATCAAGCTCTGCCACAAGCCTTCGCAAGCACCCCAGAAGTATCGAGTATTGCGCTGTCAATGCGAATACCACCATTCTGGCGCGAAAACCCACGGCTTTGGTACCTCAGCTTCGAAGCCGCAACGGAGGAATTGAAGAGGACCCAGGCTCAACTCACACAGATGGTCCTCGTACAACTAGAAAAGGCGGATATCGAACAAATATCCGATATCCTATTCAACGTCCCGAAGGAACAGCAATACCAGGCCATCAAGGAGCGACTCATCTCCGTCTACGAAGAATCTGACAGCCGTCAGTTCCAAAAACTTCTCGCCGAGATGGAGCTAGGCGATCAAAAACCCACACAGCTACTCAGACGCATGCGACATCTCGCTAGAGACAAGGTCTCGGACTCAACGCTGCGTATGATGTGGACTAAACTCCTACCAGCACACGTCCGTTCTGTCCTAGCCGTCAGCGAAACCTTCAGCTCAAAAACGACACTCGAAGAGCTCGCACTCCTCGCCGACAAGATGATGGAACAGACACAAGAGGTCGCCGCCGTCTCCACGCAACCATCTACAATTCAATCGCCGATGCTGTCAACCAATCAAACCGACACACAATTTCTTATAAACGAAATCCGAAAATTATCCCTCGAAATCGCTGAGTTAAAAGCAAGACCGAATACAAGACCGCCATACAACTATCACCGTCAACGTTTCCGGTCCCGCCAACGAAGCTCGTCCCGATCCCGCACATGTGAAGAATCATCGTCACCCTACTGTTACTACCACCGTCGTTCCGGTAGTCAAGCGAGGCGCTGCACAACACCATGCAgctataaaaaagaagcatcgGAAAACTAGAAAGAACGTTGGCTGCGGCGGAATCCGGCGTTCCTACTACATCATACCGCCTATTCGTAACAGACAAGAAGACGAAACTATCTTTCTTAGTAGATACTGGGGCTAACATATCCGTTCTACCAAGAAGACAAGGCCAGAAAACAACGCCGTTACCATTCAAACTACGCTGCGAACAACACGACAATATTAACATATGGCGAATATACTAGGAGCCGATTTTCTAAACCACCATCAATTGatcatagatttaaaaaatcgaagATTGATTGACGCCGTCACAAATCTCAAGATCAACGCTCCTATAACATCAACAGATACGCCTACAGTCCGCAGTATAGATATCCGCAACGCCTACCACGAAATATTAGCAGAGTTTCCCGGCACTACGCGACTAACTGCGATGCAACTACAACCGAAAATTAACGTCGAACATTACATCGAGACACAAGGCCCGCCTATACATTGTCGCGCTCGACCGATCCCGCCACATCGATATGAAAAAGTCAAGAAAGAGTTCGAAAACATGATACAACAAGGACGCTGCAGACCGAGTAAAAGCCCATGGTCATCGCCACTGCACATCGTTCCTAAGGAAAACGGCGACATACGAGTATGCGGCGATTACCGAAGACTCAACGCGATTATAAAACCCGATCGCTATCCGGTACCGCGAGTCAAGGACTTTTCGTATCATCTCTGCgggaaaacaatattttcaacgATCGATCTCAACCGAGCATACCAACAACTAAGCGTAAGGGAAGAAGACATCGAGAAAACCGCCATTATAACACTAATGGGTTTATTCGAATTTCCCCGAATGTGTCCCGGATTAAAAAACGCCGGACAGACATTCCAACGCTTTATACATCAAGTACTTCGAGGATTAGACTACGTGTTTCCATTCATCGACGACGTACTCATCGCTTCAAACAATGAAACCGAACATCGAGAACATCTCCGAACAGTTTTACGAAGACTCGAAGAGAATGGAATCACTATCAACCCCGCCAAATGCGATACTCTTGCGATATTCTGCGACGCATCCGATACATCCGCAGGAGCCGTCCTACAATAATACATCAAAGAGAAATGGCAACCTATCGCTTACTTCTCCGACgcacaaaacaaatattcaacATATGATCGAGAACTCCTATCTATCTACATGGCAGTTAAACACTTTCGTAAGATCTTCGAAGGacgacaaataataatattcaccgACCGCAAACCGCTTACATTCGCTATGAACAAGACGCAGACATCGAACGAAACTCCGCGGCGAACAAGACAGTTGTTATACATAAGCGAATTCACCACGGACATACGTCACATAAGCGGGAAAAATAACATCGTCGCAGACGCCTTAAGCCCAATCGAAGCAATAGTCTGCCCATCTACAATCAACTACAGCGAAATAGCGAACGCTCAAGAAAGAGACAGCAACATTCAACAATTATTACAACAGAACAACTTATcctacaagaaaataaatatcccGAACACCGACAGCGAAAGATACTGCGAAATATCTACATCTCAAATTCGACCTTATATACCCGAAGAATATAAAAAGCAAGTTTTTAACAGCGTACATAATATAAGTCATCCCGGAACTCGAACAACGCGCAAGATGcttacaaaaaaatttttttggcCTTCAATGAACTCGGACATCGCTCAATGGACGAAAAGTTGTATAAACTGCCAAAAAAGCAAGATACAACGACGTCACACGTCAAGCCACATCGAAGCATTCCCGCCAAGCGACCGTTTTCAACACATCCACATAGACATCGTCGGACCGCTTCCTACTACAGCACAAGGACATCGCTACTTAATCACGATGATAGACAGACAAACCCGCTGGCCCGAAGCTATACCTACCGCCGACATATCAGCTGAGACAGTCGCAGAAAGTCGTCTATAATCACTGGATAGCTAGATTCGGATGTGGCGGGACCCACACTAACAAGCGATCAAGGCCGACAGTTCGAAAGTCACCTGTTCAATAGCCTTATGAAAATTCTCGGAATAAACAAAATCCGTACTACGCCATACCATCCGCAAAGCAACGGAATCGTCGAACGCTGGCATCGTACATTGAAGACTGCACTGCGAGCGAAGCTATCGAACACGAGTTCGTGGGGGCAATGAACTCGCTACAGTACTACTTGGACTGCGAGCCGCACTACGCACCGATACCGGCGTTAGCACATCTGAGCTTACCTACGGCTATAACCTACGATTGCCCGGAGACTTTTTCGACGCAAGCACATCCATACCTACACCTACGATGGAGTACGTACGTCGAAAAGCTACGCGCGAACATCGCTCAATATAAGCCTCAGCCGTTCGAAACACATCGAAACAATAAACACATCTTCGTGCATCAAGACTTACGTACATGCAGTCATGTGTTTATTAGAGTCGACGCATTAAGAACGCCACTTCAAGCACCATATGAAGGTCCCTATCGAGGCGTACAACGATCGAATAAGGTGTTTACGATTCAATTACCCGATCGTCAAACAAACATATCGATCGACCGATTGAAACCTGCATACGTGCTACAAGAACCAGAAGAACAGAATAACCTCACTCAACCAGGTACAAACCTTACCATTACCTTACCTTACCACAAAAAACCCGTTACCATAGAAAACCAGTTACCAGAGTTACCCAACGCATCGAATAACCTGTCAACATCAAAACATCAATGTCAGGCCGCAACATCAAACTGCCGGTACGTTTCACTTGAGGGGGACTCCTGTAGTAGCACTTTGTTAAGACGCCGTCGtcgaaacaagattagtcccgAAAAGGACTGTTTTGACGTGAATACGTTTTTAAAATTGCTTCCATAGGGACGCAATTCAAAAAATCGAATGATAACAAAATCGGGGGATACAGTTTAGTGTTGTAGCTACATATCTATCATCCCCATCCAAATTCCAATTACACCACTGGATAGCTAAAGGATCAAAGAATTTATTACGCCCAGTAAAGACTGTAACACATCGCGCGCGGTGGAGGGGAGCCCCGCCATTTCGAAGGCCATTTTCCTGCGTATCGAGATTTCCATTTAGTATAACTTTCGACTCGGTGACGCTACGACGTTCGTTCAAGTTCTAATCGCTAGCTCTCGTCAAAATCTAtcgattatatataaaacattactgTAAAATTGTGACTGAGAATATAATAaggtgttaaaataaaaaaaaaagtaacaaaaatatataatgtcggCCTATACGCGTCGAAAAGCCAAATTGAAATACAGAGATCGTATACGGTTGGAAAGGGCATCTCAACAGCAATCGAATGGTACCAAAAAAACAGCATATGATCGAGTCAAGCAGTGCCGGCAACGTAAAGTAATGAATGCGGCCGAGCGGATCAACGAAGGTGCCAGTACATCTGCAGCTGGGACGGTTGAAATTATGCAGATGGATGATGAAATCGCTTCTATATCGACATCGGGCTGTGTAGGCATCGATTGTGTACGATCGTCGTTTATGAAGACGCATTGGGCAGCAGCTAGTGCACGTTTCACCACGACGTTCATCAACAATCCATTCGGATACAAGTGTCATGTGTGTGATCGTCTATGGTTTCTGCGCTCATTGAAgtcaataaatgaaaaacacTTACCGCTGCTTAATAATACTTTCCCTGGAGAGCCAGTGGCAGACTTTAAACTCTGCGGTACGTGTAAAAAATCACTGGACTCTGGCAAAGTGCCCACGTTATCACGATCGAACGGATTTGTGTATCCACCTAAGCAACACGGGTTGCCCGCTTTAGATCCGATTAGTGCTCGTGTAGTATCACCGCGACTGCCATTCATGCAGATACGTCGGTTGCGTTACGATGGCAGCTATGGTATCATCGGACAAGTCATTAATGTACCAGTGGATGTAGATACAATGGTGCAGCAGCTACCTCGTCAATTGGATGATGATCAGGCGTTCAGTGTTAACATAAAGAAGAACATGATTCATAAATCTACGTATCTGAGCGGCGTGGTCAAAAAGTCAGTGCTAAAAGCTTGGCTCCAATTCTTACTAGGTCAACCATTGTATAAGCATTACAAAATTACAGTAAACTGGGATTCATTCCAACGTAACACATTAACCAGTTGTGTGGGAGCCAACGCCACCGATGATGATCCGATTGAGCACCTACAGTGTGACAGAAGTGCACCGGAGTCAGATGTTCTGCTTGCAAGGCAGCACACTATGCTTTGGAATGAAGAACATTGTCTTGACATTGCTCCGGGCCAGCATTCAACACCGCTGAACATTATTTACGACGTGTATGCCGAAGAACTATCGTTTCCTTTGATATACTACGGTACTGGCAGGCAGTTTAACTCAGATGTGCGCGTTACCCCATTCATGATCGCAACAAGCGAGATAAGAAGAAGCGATCGCCGCGGTGTCACACTCGAGCACATTTTGTACATGGCCATGAAAATTATGCGGCTGCGTGTCGTCGAAGGCATATATAGTATGTTTCGAAGCATACCACAGACTGCCAATATAACTCGCAAAATGCTGGAAGATCGTACGTTCGTCGATGAGTGTGTCGATAAAAACCTTGCATTTCTCAAATCATTACCAAATTCGGTGCAGTATTGGATGGCTCGCAAAAAGGATCTTTTCGCGATGATACGCCAGCTGGGTAAGCCTTCGATGTTCCTCACACTGAGTGCTAACGAAATACATTGGCCGAATCTTCTCAAGATACTGCATAAGTTGAGTGATACGTTCACCGATGTCAGCGTAGCCGATCCACTAGTAAACTTAACTCGGTCCATGCGCAGTCACTTAGTCAACGAAGATCCTGTTACCTGTTGTATCTATTTCAATAAACTGGTAGACTGTGTGATGGCGTTGCTGCAAGCCAAAGGTAAAATGAATCCCTTTGGGAAGTATC
The genomic region above belongs to Vanessa cardui chromosome 21, ilVanCard2.1, whole genome shotgun sequence and contains:
- the LOC124539072 gene encoding uncharacterized protein LOC124539072, which translates into the protein MEDNNQALPQAFASTPEVSSIALSMRIPPFWRENPRLWYLSFEAATEELKRTQAQLTQMVLVQLEKADIEQISDILFNVPKEQQYQAIKERLISVYEESDSRQFQKLLAEMELGDQKPTQLLRRMRHLARDKVSDSTLRMMWTKLLPAHVRSVLAVSETFSSKTTLEELALLADKMMEQTQEVAAVSTQPSTIQSPMLSTNQTDTQFLINEIRKLSLEIAELKARPNTRPPYNYHRQRFRSRQRSSSRSRTCEESSSPYCYYHRRSGSQARRCTTPCSYKKEASEN